The Mercurialis annua linkage group LG2, ddMerAnnu1.2, whole genome shotgun sequence genome contains a region encoding:
- the LOC126667763 gene encoding heat stress transcription factor A-5, which produces MEATTSAAAGGGPAPFLLKTYDMVDDKATDEIVSWSSTNNSFVVWNPPEFARILLPTYFKHNNFSSFIRQLNTYGFRKIDPEKWEFANEDFVKDQKHLLKGIHRRKPIHSHSHPPGSAADPERAAFDEEIDRLTREKATLEANIVRSKKQQLAEKFQLEELMQKVDSMEQRQEKLLVFLEKAIQNSTFVENLARKIESLDFSAYNKKRRLPQNDHAKSIAEISFVDSHGTSRSEFGNVFHQDFSNRLRLELSPAVSDINLVSNSTQSSNEDGGSPLLKISEDPKDAHPKTSLLFAAEATYELSDTGASYTFKGDQACPRKATPNEAPGLHLLQQTLSSNDEVDGHISCHLNLTLASSPLQIKSPYSAKTPELGSEICTSPESKFNENGKESDTRIIVTDRSAGNGDTPLSSSKELPNKNQAATAPPRVNDVFWEQFLTERPGSSENEEASSSYRGNPYEEHDERRSSHGLFRNSKIVGHLSL; this is translated from the exons ATGGAAGCAACAACCTCCGCGGCAGCCGGAGGAGGACCGGCGCCGTTTTTGTTAAAGACGTACGATATGGTGGATGATAAGGCGACGGACGAAATTGTGTCGTGGAGCTCGACGAATAATAGCTTTGTTGTGTGGAATCCACCGGAATTTGCTCGGATTCTGCTTCCGACTTATTTCAAGCATAATAACTTCTCTAGCTTTATCAGGCAGTTGAATACCTAT GGATTTAGAAAGATTGATCCTGAGAAATGGGAATTTGCGAATGAAGATTTTGTGAAAGATCAAAAGCATCTTCTTAAAGGTATTCATAGAAGGAAACCGATTCACAGCCATAGTCACCCTCCGGGTTCTGCAGCGGATCCAGAAAGAGCAGCATTTGATGAAGAGATAGATAGGCTGACACGTGAAAAGGCCACACTTGAGGCTAATATTGTTAGGTCGAAGAAGCAACAATTAGCGGAAAAGTTTCAGTTGGAAGAACTCATGCAGAAGGTGGATAGCATGGAGCAGAGGCAAGAAAAATTGCTGGTATTCTTAGAGAAGGCCATTCAGAATTCTACTTTCGTTGAAAATCTTGCTCGTAAAATTGAATCTTTGGATTTTTCAGCATATAATAAGAAAAGACGACTGCCTCAAAATGATCATGCAAAATCAATTGCAGAAATTAGCTTTGTGGACAGTCACGGTACTTCTAGATCTGAGTTTGGGAATGTtttccatcaagatttttctaaTAGGCTGAGACTAGAATTGTCACCAGCTGTTTCCGATATTAATTTGGTCTCAAATAGCACGCAGAGTTCTAATGAAGATGGTGGAAGTCCGCTGCTGAAAATATCAGAAGACCCTAAAGATGCACATCCAAAAACATCTCTATTGTTTGCAGCTGAAGCGACATATGAACTTTCAGATACCGGGGCATCTTATACATTTAAAGGGGATCAAGCTTGCCCAAGAAAAGCGACACCAAATGAAGCTCCAGGGCTGCATTTACTTCAACAGACTTTGAGTTCGAATGACGAAGTTGATGGCCATATTTCCTGCCATTTGAATTTAACTCTGGCATCTTCACCGCTTCAAATCAAGAGTCCTTACTCGGCTAAAACACCTGAGCTAGGTTCGGAAATTTGCACATCTCCGGAATCGAAGTTTAATGAGAATGGTAAAGAATCTGATACGAGAATTATCGTAACCGACAGAAGTGCAGGCAATGGGGACACACCTTTATCTTCCTCAAAGGAGTTACCGAATAAGAATCAAGCGGCAACTGCTCCTCCTCGAGTTAATGATGTATTTTGGGAACAGTTCCTCACAGAAAGACCAGGctcctccgagaatgaagaagcAAGCTCAAGTTATAGAGGAAATCCATACGAGGAACACGATGAAAGAAGGTCAAGCCATGGACTATTTAGAAATTCTAAAATTGTGGGGCATCTCTCTCTTTGA
- the LOC130014517 gene encoding farnesyl pyrophosphate synthase-like, giving the protein MADPKSKFLEVYSLLKSQLLNDSAFEFTDDSRQWVEQMLDYNVPRGKLYRGLAVVDCYMALKEGEDLTKGGLLLASVLGWCIEWLQACAVVLDDIMDNSHTRRGRPCWYKLPKVGNIALNDGILLNNQCHRILRLYFRDKPYYADLLDLFNEVEFQSVSGQMIDLITTHKGEKDLSNYSLSLYHRIVEYKNAYYSIYLPVACALILAGEKVENHDVKKILIEITVYFSVQDDYQDCFGDPNVTGKVGTDIEDFKCTWFIVKALELANADQKDVLYENYGKADPLCVAKVKEIYEVLDLQGIYTEYEKNTYKKLTETIETHPNKALKALWGRFIETIWTADRARNAPRTEGN; this is encoded by the exons atgGCAGATCCAAAATCGAAGTTCTTGGAGGTTTATTCACTCTTGAAATCGCAGCTACTGAATGACTCTGCTTTTGAATTCACCGACGATTCTCGTCAATGGGTCGAGCAG ATGCTGGATTATAATGTACCTAGAG GCAAACTTTACCGAGGATTGGCTGTCGTTGATTGTTACATGGCGCTAAAGGAAGGAGAAGACTTGACCAAAGGCGGACTTCTTCTTGCTAGTGTGCTTGGTTGGTGCATTGAATGG CTTCAAGCATGTGCAGTGGTTCTTGATGACATAATGGATAATTCTCATACACGGCGTGGTCGGCCTTGTTGGTACAAATTACCAAAG GTTGGGAATATTGCTTTAAATGATGGTATACTTCTCAATAATCAATGCCACAGAATTCTGAGGCTGTATTTTAGAGACAAGCCTTATTATGCTGATCTGCTTGATTTATTTAATGAG GTGGAATTCCAATCGGTTTCTGGACAAATGATAGATTTAATTACCACCCATAAAGGAGAAAAGGATCTGTCAAACTACTCATTGTCACT TTATCACCGCATTGTTGAGTACAAAAATGCTTATTATTCAATCTACCTTCCG GTTGCTTGTGCATTGATTTTGGCGGGTGAAAAAGTGGAGAACCATGATGTTAAGAAGATCCTTATTGAAATTACTGTCTACTTTTCAGTACAG GATGATTATCAAGACTGCTTTGGGGACCCCAACGTGACTGGCAAA GTTGGAACAGATATTGAAGATTTCAAATGCACTTGGTTTATTGTGAAAGCATTAGAACTTGCTAATGCAGACCAAAAGGATGTGTTATAT GAAAATTATGGGAAAGCGGATCCGTTATGTGTTGCAAAAGTGAAAGAAATCTATGAAGTTCTTGATCTTCAG GGCATTTATACAGAATATGAAAAGAATACTTACAAGAAGCTAACAGAAACCATTGAAACTCATCCAAATAAAGCTTTGAAAGCTTTATGGGGAAGATTTATCGAAACTATATGGACAGCTGATCGAGCACGAAATGCTCCAAGAACAGAGGGAAATTGA
- the LOC126669245 gene encoding protein RALF-like 24 has protein sequence MLKPTFPLLLILLLHTHFTISHQISVSTLKNSDVDSILSPRACSNTIGDCLEEPELMESEISRRVLVMQKKYISYETLKRDMVPCDKPGASYYDCHAGQANPYSRGCEMITRCRGH, from the coding sequence ATGCTCAAACCCACATTTCCCCTTCTACTCATCCTCTTACTCCATACCCATTTCACAATTTCCCATCAGATTTCAGTTTCCACCCTCAAAAACTCTGATGTCGACTCAATTTTGAGTCCTAGGGCTTGCTCCAACACAATCGGAGACTGCCTGGAAGAGCCGGAATTAATGGAGTCGGAGATTAGCAGAAGGGTTCTGGTGATGCAGAAAAAATACATAAGCTATGAGACATTGAAGAGAGACATGGTTCCTTGTGATAAACCAGGTGCGTCTTACTATGATTGTCATGCTGGTCAAGCTAATCCTTATAGCCGAGGCTGTGAAATGATTACCAGGTGTAGAGGCCACTGa
- the LOC126667764 gene encoding farnesyl pyrophosphate synthase-like yields the protein MCLDKYQERAEINRKSNMRDSKTKFLEVYSILKSQLLNDSAFEFTDDSRQWVDQMLDYNVPRGKLYRGLAVIDCYMALKEGEDLTDGGLLLASVLGWCIEWLQAYALVLDDVMDKSHTRSGRPCWYKLPKVGLIAINDSMLLDNQRHRILRMYFRDKPYYADLLDLFNEVEFQMVSGEMIDLITIFEGEKDLSNYSLSLYHRIVEYKSAYYSMYLPVACALILAGEKLENRDDVMKILIEITIYFQVQDDYQDCFGDPKVTGKVGTDIEDFKCTWFIVKALELANADQKNVLYENYGKADPVCVAKVKDIYEVLDLQGIYTEYEKNTNKKLTEIIKTHPNKALKALWGRSIGTIWTVDRARNAPGTVEN from the exons ATGTGTTTAGACAAATACCAAGAAAGAGCCGAAATTAACAGAAAGTCAAACATGAGAGATTCAAAAACTAAGTTTTTGGAGGTTTATTCAATCTTGAAGTCGCAGCTACTCAATGATTCTGCTTTTGAGTTCACTGATGATTCTCGTCAATGGGTCGACCAG ATGCTGGATTATAATGTACCTAGAG GAAAACTTTACCGAGGATTGGCCGTCATTGATTGTTACATGGCGCTTAAGGAAGGAGAAGACTTGACCGACGGCGGACTTCTTCTTGCTAGTGTGCTTGGTTGGTGCATTGAATGG CTTCAAGCATATGCATTGGTTCTTGATGATGTGATGGATAAGTCTCATACACGGAGTGGTCGACCCTGTTGGTACAAACTACCAAAG GTTGGGCTTATTGCTATAAATGACAGTATGCTTCTCGACAATCAACGCCACAGAATTCTGAGGATGTATTTTAGAGACAAGCCTTATTATGCTGATCTGCTTGATTTATTTAATGAG GTGGAGTTTCAGATGGTTTCTGGAGAAATGATAGATTTAATTACCATCTTCGAAGGAGAAAAAGATCTGTCAAACTACTCATTGTCACT TTATCACCGCATTGTTGAGTACAAAAGTGCTTATTATTCAATGTACCTTCCG GTTGCATGTGCATTGATTTTGGCGGGTGAAAAACTGGAGAATCGGGACGATGTTATGAAGATTCTTATTGAAATTACTATCTACTTTCAAGTACAG GATGATTATCAAGACTGCTTTGGGGACCCGAAAGTGACTGGTAAA GTTGGAACAGATATTGAAGATTTCAAATGCACTTGGTTTATTGTGAAAGCATTAGAACTTGCTAATGCAGACCAAAAGAACGTGCTATAT GAAAATTATGGGAAAGCGGATCCAGTCTGTGTTGCAAAAGTGAAAGATATCTATGAAGTTCTTGATCTTCAG GGCATTTATACAGAATATG AAAAGAATACTAACAAGAAGCTGACAGAAATCATTAAAACTCATCCAAATAAAGCTTTGAAAGCTTTATGGGGAAGATCTATAGGAACCATATGGACAGTTGATCGAGCACGAAATGCGCCGGGAACAGTAGAGAATTGA